The following proteins are encoded in a genomic region of Thermaerobacter sp. FW80:
- a CDS encoding tyrosine-type recombinase/integrase, producing the protein MRSELPVRAEQYLETKRVERGLQTASLVEYRRDLADFCRWLAGRLRKDPEDLTDADLAGFDRDGARRWLAHLADRELAPSTRDRRWSTISGWFRWMVAEGVLARDPFAGLERPVRGERHKRLPVYLSEAEAERLLRVVLSDEGLTPRQKAHHARLKERDHALVTTLLYQGLRISEAVGLRYGDVDFEEETLRVIGKGDKERLLPLHRRTKEALLRYLATWPGPKKPKAPQDPLWWTLAGRPLTKNAAQVAVKRHLTRAGLWRASAHKLRHTFGTRLAEAGVDLLVIKDLLGHATVATTQIYAHVAQRRLREAVEKIR; encoded by the coding sequence GTGCGCAGCGAGCTGCCCGTACGGGCCGAGCAGTACCTCGAAACGAAGCGGGTCGAGCGGGGCCTGCAAACCGCAAGCCTCGTCGAGTACCGCCGCGACCTGGCCGACTTTTGCCGCTGGCTGGCCGGCCGGCTGCGGAAGGACCCCGAGGATCTGACCGACGCAGACCTGGCCGGCTTCGACCGGGACGGGGCCCGGCGGTGGCTCGCCCACCTGGCCGACCGGGAACTCGCGCCGTCGACCCGCGACCGGCGCTGGAGCACCATAAGCGGCTGGTTCCGGTGGATGGTGGCCGAAGGCGTCCTTGCCCGCGATCCCTTCGCCGGCCTGGAGCGGCCCGTGCGGGGCGAACGGCACAAGCGCCTGCCAGTCTACCTTTCCGAGGCGGAGGCCGAGCGGCTTTTGCGGGTCGTTCTCTCGGACGAGGGCCTCACGCCCCGGCAGAAGGCCCACCATGCTCGCTTGAAAGAGCGCGACCACGCCCTGGTGACGACGTTGCTGTATCAGGGCCTGCGGATCAGCGAGGCGGTGGGGCTTCGGTACGGCGACGTGGACTTTGAAGAGGAGACCCTGCGGGTCATCGGCAAGGGGGACAAAGAGCGCCTCCTCCCCCTTCACCGCCGGACGAAGGAGGCCCTGCTGCGCTACCTTGCGACCTGGCCGGGCCCGAAGAAGCCGAAGGCGCCGCAGGATCCGCTCTGGTGGACGCTGGCCGGCCGGCCTCTGACCAAGAATGCGGCCCAGGTGGCGGTGAAGCGCCACCTCACCCGGGCCGGGCTCTGGCGGGCGAGCGCCCACAAGCTGCGGCACACCTTCGGGACACGGCTCGCAGAGGCGGGGGTGGACCTGTTGGTCATCAAGGACCTGCTGGGCCACGCGACGGTGGCGACGACCCAGATCTACGCGCATGTGGCCCAGCGGCGGCTAAGGGAGGCCGTGGAAAAGATCCGGTGA
- a CDS encoding PIN domain-containing protein — MNAERRQLGWLDANLFIHPFFRDPLAETCKALLADLQQGRAEGFLDLITIHELTYALYRHVFRQDRKAVADYLSTFIGLETVQVENKPAVLKALYYWAADPTCDSFGDARLRALAEATGLPVCTANRKHFRGIPNTFPFRA, encoded by the coding sequence GTGAACGCTGAGCGCAGGCAGCTCGGGTGGCTTGACGCGAACCTCTTCATCCATCCGTTCTTTCGGGATCCGCTCGCGGAGACGTGCAAGGCGCTCCTCGCGGATCTTCAGCAGGGCAGGGCCGAGGGTTTCCTCGATCTCATCACGATTCACGAGCTTACGTACGCCTTGTACCGCCACGTCTTCCGCCAGGACCGCAAGGCCGTGGCGGACTACCTGAGCACCTTCATCGGCCTGGAAACGGTCCAGGTCGAGAACAAGCCGGCCGTCCTCAAGGCACTGTACTACTGGGCCGCCGATCCAACCTGCGACTCGTTCGGGGACGCACGCCTGCGGGCCCTGGCCGAGGCGACGGGGCTCCCCGTCTGCACGGCGAACAGAAAACACTTTCGTGGGATCCCGAATACCTTTCCGTTTCGGGCGTAG
- a CDS encoding type II toxin-antitoxin system VapC family toxin: MVSYVLDTDISIYIMQGLPDAVAFWERCAKSTLLFSVVTKAELLSHPRLTEDDRTRINNFLANGIIVDVDEVIAEKAGELRRRVAQRGRKLRLPDALIAATALTEGAVLVTHNVKDYRAVAEVAALHIEDPLSTA; this comes from the coding sequence ATGGTAAGCTATGTGCTTGACACGGATATCAGCATTTACATCATGCAGGGTTTACCCGACGCGGTCGCATTCTGGGAGCGGTGTGCGAAGAGCACATTGCTTTTTTCTGTCGTAACCAAGGCAGAACTCCTGTCCCACCCCCGGCTTACCGAAGACGACCGAACCCGGATCAACAACTTTCTCGCTAACGGCATCATCGTTGACGTGGACGAGGTCATCGCGGAAAAGGCTGGTGAACTTCGCCGACGCGTCGCACAACGGGGACGCAAACTGCGCTTGCCTGATGCCCTTATCGCGGCGACCGCCTTGACCGAAGGAGCCGTCCTCGTTACGCACAACGTGAAGGACTATCGCGCAGTTGCGGAGGTAGCCGCACTTCATATCGAGGACCCATTGAGCACCGCATAA
- a CDS encoding helix-turn-helix domain-containing protein: MVTLSRDQVERLAELVAANREQAAMLQELVDTLRQAAQQGAGVRILAHPERGGEWPVLTPAEVARIYGVSAQMVRRWCADGKLPGAYKRPGGGWAIPLTALLEATHVPRPGRRPVGALATIAGLLKDRPEIAQAILASRNDEDRELPAW; the protein is encoded by the coding sequence ATGGTCACCCTTAGCCGGGACCAAGTCGAGCGGCTCGCGGAACTCGTTGCCGCCAACCGGGAACAGGCGGCGATGCTTCAAGAGCTGGTGGATACCTTGAGGCAAGCGGCCCAGCAGGGGGCGGGCGTTCGGATTCTGGCCCATCCCGAGCGCGGCGGAGAGTGGCCCGTGCTGACCCCCGCGGAAGTCGCCCGGATTTATGGTGTTTCCGCCCAAATGGTGCGGCGCTGGTGTGCGGACGGAAAGTTGCCTGGAGCCTATAAACGCCCCGGCGGCGGATGGGCGATTCCGCTCACCGCCCTGCTGGAGGCGACGCATGTCCCGCGGCCGGGCCGGCGGCCCGTGGGGGCTCTTGCGACGATTGCGGGCCTCCTCAAGGACCGGCCGGAAATCGCCCAGGCGATCCTTGCGTCGCGGAACGATGAAGACCGGGAGCTGCCGGCATGGTAA
- a CDS encoding AbrB/MazE/SpoVT family DNA-binding domain-containing protein → MGLGRVQARGQVTIPAEVRGALRIRPGDVLLFEATGPDEGRFRVVRTTRSLDEYFDRWRVDGPVPADLWETVAEDVARDALPFAVLDRSEREAAAAGER, encoded by the coding sequence ATGGGGCTCGGACGTGTGCAGGCCCGAGGCCAAGTCACGATTCCCGCGGAGGTTCGCGGAGCCCTACGGATCCGGCCTGGTGACGTGCTCCTGTTCGAGGCCACGGGGCCGGACGAAGGGCGGTTCCGTGTCGTGCGAACGACCCGTTCGCTCGATGAATACTTCGACCGGTGGCGCGTCGACGGGCCCGTGCCCGCCGATCTCTGGGAGACGGTCGCCGAGGATGTCGCCCGGGACGCCCTGCCGTTTGCGGTGCTGGATCGGTCCGAGCGGGAGGCGGCCGCGGCCGGTGAACGCTGA